In Bombus pascuorum chromosome 13, iyBomPasc1.1, whole genome shotgun sequence, a single genomic region encodes these proteins:
- the LOC132913485 gene encoding high mobility group protein homolog TDP-1-like, giving the protein MGNTGSAHSSKRKGRKRESGDSVGDRPGKTKKFVNGSESRTSGKEIIKCRATNPFIIFFLRLRSKKPKEHVTVIARAAGKLWTQMTPEQRKKYVQLANAEKKRREEQRRKRKLRRRKGR; this is encoded by the exons ATGGGAAACACTGGATCCGCGCACTcatcgaaaagaaaaggacgaaAACGAGAAAGTGGTGACAG CGTAGGTGATCGTCCAggaaaaactaaaaaatttgtaaatggtTCCGAATCTCGAACCAGTGGAAAAGAGATAATAAAATGTCGTGCGACTAATCCTTTTATCATCTTCTTTCTACGGTTACGGAGTAAAAAGCCAAAGGAACACGTAACCGTGATTGCTCGTGCAGCTGGAAAATTATGGACACAAATGACTCCggaacaaagaaagaaatacgtaCAGTTAGCAAACGCCGAGAAAAAAAGACGAGAAGAGCaaagaaggaaacgaaagTTAAG aagaagaaaaggaagatag
- the LOC132913475 gene encoding group XIIA secretory phospholipase A2: protein MDFSQYRKALVYVLTFLAYAWSGYGAGLLSNLKDAVLAAESVFQDLFENAITVARKIKDIHEVFDAAVEENCIFQCPGGVTPKPDWNHKPQSNGCGSLGIEINQEYLPLTEMTKCCDAHDICYDTCNLDKEKCDLEFKRCLYKYCDGYQSAAIINTCKAAAKMLFTGTTALGCKSYMDAQKNACYCGDKWNKKPKKAAQAGGEL, encoded by the exons ATGGATTTTTCTCAATATCGGAAAGCTCTAGTTTACGTTTTGACTTTTCTGGCTTACGCGTGGTCAGGCTACGGTGCTGgtttattatcaaatttaaagGATGCTGTATTAGCAGCAGAATCGGTATTTCaagatttatttgaaaatgcaaTTACCGTAGCTAGAAAAATTAAGGATATACACGAAGTGTTCGATGCAGCGGTGGAAGAGAACTGTATCTTTCAATGCCCAGGAG GGGTCACACCGAAACCAGATTGGAATCATAAACCTCAAAGTAACGGATGTGGTTCTTTAGGAATTGAA ataaaCCAGGAGTACCTACCTCTTACGGAAATGACGAAATGTTGCGATGCGCATGACATTTGTTACGATACTTGTAATTTGGATAAGGAGAAATGTGATTTAGAATTCAAGAGATGTCTGTACAAATATTGCGATGGATATCAATCGGCTGCGATAATAAATACGTGTAAAGCTGCTGCGAAAATGCTTTTTACCGGTACAACTGCTTTGGGATGCAAGAGTTACATGGATGCGCAGAAGAATGCTTGCTACTGTGGAGATAAATGGAATAAGAAACCAAAAAAAGCTGCTCAAGCTGGTGGAGAAttgtag
- the LOC132913483 gene encoding uncharacterized protein LOC132913483 — MPTTKDQIHEFIGSHSIVIFSKTTCPYCKMAKQVFDKMNKKYLAIELNERDDGDEIQSVLGEMTGARTVPRVFVNGVCLGGGTDVKKLYENGELQKMF, encoded by the exons ATGCCTACAACGAAAGATCAAATTCATGAATTCATTGGATCTCACAGCATTGTGATTTTTTCTAAGACCACTTGTCCATATTGCAAAATGGCTAAACAG gtttttgataaaatgaataaaaaatacctGGCTATTGAATTGAATGAAAGGGACGATGGAGATGAAATCCAATCTGTATTGGGAGAAATGACTGGAGCTAGAACAGTACCCAGGGTGTTTGTGAATGGAGTGTGCTTGGGAGGTGGAACAgatgtaaaaaaattgtatgagAATGGAGaattacaaaaaatgttttaa